In the Kribbella sp. NBC_00482 genome, one interval contains:
- a CDS encoding TIGR03118 family protein, producing the protein MSFRSKGRPLAVATALVGSLALVAPATADAHGSSHALAVQQVNLVSDEPGKAVLQDPDLVNPWGLSLGATTPLWVSNQGTSTSTLYSSAPGSATVTKVPTVRVTVPLPTGQVSNASTSFVVSNATTSAPARFIFATLTGQIAAWNPTINPLMGPADIKVTTPGAVYTGLAIAAAPDRLFAADFARGRIDVFDGGFQPVKLPWWAFRDFSLPRGYAPYNVQALAGRIFVTYAKPDPKTGRATRGRGLGFVDEFTTDGKLVTRVASRGDLNAPWALALAPAAWGAPAGTLLVGNFGDGRINILEPKSTNRFKAVGQVRSTTGKRVAIEGLWALIPGTPTTGGPDALWFSAGPANETHGLLGQLRKP; encoded by the coding sequence ATGTCGTTCCGCTCGAAGGGTCGTCCGCTCGCAGTTGCGACCGCACTCGTCGGCAGCCTCGCCCTGGTCGCACCGGCGACCGCCGACGCACACGGTTCGTCGCACGCACTCGCCGTACAGCAGGTCAACCTGGTCTCCGACGAGCCAGGAAAGGCTGTGCTCCAGGATCCGGATCTGGTGAATCCGTGGGGGCTGTCGCTGGGCGCGACGACCCCGCTGTGGGTGTCGAACCAAGGTACGTCGACGTCCACGCTGTACTCGTCCGCGCCGGGCTCGGCCACCGTCACGAAGGTGCCGACCGTCCGCGTCACGGTGCCGCTGCCGACCGGGCAGGTGTCCAACGCGAGTACCTCGTTCGTGGTCAGCAACGCGACCACGAGCGCGCCGGCTCGCTTCATCTTCGCCACCCTGACCGGGCAGATCGCGGCCTGGAACCCGACGATCAACCCGTTGATGGGGCCGGCCGACATCAAGGTGACCACGCCCGGTGCGGTGTACACGGGGCTGGCGATCGCCGCGGCGCCGGACCGGTTGTTCGCGGCCGACTTCGCCCGCGGGCGGATCGACGTGTTCGACGGCGGGTTCCAGCCGGTGAAGCTGCCGTGGTGGGCGTTCCGCGACTTCTCGCTGCCTCGGGGATACGCGCCGTACAACGTGCAGGCGCTCGCGGGGCGGATCTTCGTCACGTACGCCAAGCCCGACCCGAAGACGGGCCGCGCGACCCGCGGACGGGGTCTCGGCTTCGTCGACGAGTTCACGACCGACGGCAAGCTGGTCACCCGGGTCGCCTCCCGCGGCGACCTGAACGCCCCGTGGGCGCTCGCGCTCGCGCCCGCGGCCTGGGGCGCGCCGGCCGGGACCCTGCTGGTCGGCAACTTCGGCGACGGCCGCATCAACATCCTTGAACCGAAGTCCACCAACCGCTTCAAGGCAGTCGGCCAGGTCCGGAGCACCACCGGCAAGCGCGTCGCCATCGAAGGCCTCTGGGCCCTGATCCCCGGCACGCCCACCACCGGGGGCCCCGACGCCCTCTGGTTCTCCGCCGGCCCCGCCAACGAAACCCACGGCCTCCTCGGCCAACTCCGCAAGCCGTAA
- a CDS encoding PhzF family phenazine biosynthesis protein translates to MRIRVVDAFADRPFAGNPAGVCVLEGGDWPDEGWMRAVAAEMKHAETAFVRPSAAAEAEWDLRWFTPTKEVVLCGHATLATAHVLAADGKVSGKASFATLSGVLVADVADDGITLDFPVNRPIEVPVPDGLGAALGVEPAEVYVTGELRDLLVVVRDEAAVLAVAPNTDAVAEITQRENLRGVIVTAQGSAYDFVSRFFAPASGIPEDPVTGSAHTSLAPYWAERLGRDELVGYQASARGGVVQVVPSGDRVYLKGQAVTVLDGELLV, encoded by the coding sequence ATGAGGATTCGCGTGGTTGATGCGTTCGCTGACCGACCGTTTGCAGGGAATCCGGCGGGCGTCTGTGTGCTCGAGGGCGGTGACTGGCCGGACGAGGGGTGGATGCGTGCGGTGGCGGCCGAGATGAAGCACGCGGAGACCGCGTTCGTGCGGCCGTCGGCGGCTGCCGAGGCGGAGTGGGACCTGCGGTGGTTCACGCCGACGAAGGAAGTGGTGCTCTGCGGGCACGCGACGCTGGCGACTGCCCATGTACTGGCGGCGGACGGCAAGGTGTCCGGGAAGGCGTCGTTCGCGACGCTGAGCGGGGTCCTGGTGGCGGATGTTGCGGACGACGGGATCACGCTGGACTTTCCGGTCAACCGGCCGATCGAGGTACCGGTTCCGGACGGGCTCGGCGCCGCGCTGGGCGTGGAGCCGGCGGAGGTCTACGTCACCGGCGAACTCCGTGACCTGCTGGTCGTCGTCCGCGACGAGGCGGCGGTGCTCGCGGTCGCGCCGAACACCGACGCGGTCGCCGAGATCACGCAGCGGGAGAACCTTCGCGGCGTGATCGTGACGGCGCAGGGTTCGGCGTACGACTTCGTCTCGCGGTTCTTCGCGCCCGCGAGCGGCATCCCGGAGGACCCGGTGACGGGGAGCGCGCACACGAGTCTGGCGCCGTACTGGGCCGAGCGCCTCGGGCGGGACGAGCTGGTCGGATACCAGGCGTCCGCCCGAGGCGGTGTCGTCCAGGTCGTCCCGTCCGGCGACCGCGTCTACCTGAAGGGCCAGGCGGTCACGGTGCTGGACGGGGAGCTACTCGTCTAG
- the kdpA gene encoding potassium-transporting ATPase subunit KdpA, with protein MSDTAAGLLQVGLLLACLAAVYRPFGGYMARVYTSDKDLRIERATYKLFGVDSKADQTWAVYARSLLAFSALSVVLLYLLQRLQHWLPLSLGLPNVESGLAFNTAASFVSNTNWQSYVPEAVMGHLVQFAGLAVQNFLSAAVGIVVAIALIRGFSRSKTDRLGNFWVDLTRTVLRVLLPIAVIGTLAMVAMGVVQNFSGGHEVTSVVGQTQTLPGGTVASQEVIKELGTNGGGYYNANSAHPFENPNPLSNLFEIFLLLVIPVCLTRTFGLMVKDKRQGYAILGVMATIWSAFVVLATLFEVEGAGSATQAAGAAMEGKETRFGEWASTLFAVSTTGTSTGAVNSMHDSFTPLGGGVPLFHMMLGEVTPGGTGTGLYGMLILAVLAVFVAGLMVGRTPEYLKKKITAREMKLVSLYILTTPTLVLIGTSIAMGLASARASILNTDSPHGFSEVLYAFTSAGNNNGSAFAGISANIPFYNTALGLVMLLGRFVPIVFALALAGSLARQHPVPVTQGTLPTHKALFVTMLVGVVLIVTGLTYFPALTLGPLAEGL; from the coding sequence ATGTCCGACACCGCAGCCGGCCTGTTGCAGGTCGGCCTTCTTCTCGCGTGCCTGGCGGCCGTCTACCGCCCGTTCGGCGGGTACATGGCCCGGGTCTACACGTCCGACAAGGACCTGCGGATCGAGCGTGCGACGTACAAGCTGTTCGGCGTCGACTCGAAGGCCGATCAGACCTGGGCCGTCTATGCCCGCTCGCTGCTCGCGTTCTCCGCGCTCAGTGTCGTGCTCCTGTACCTGCTCCAGCGGCTGCAGCACTGGCTGCCGCTCTCGCTCGGCCTGCCGAACGTGGAGTCGGGGCTGGCCTTCAACACCGCCGCGTCGTTCGTGTCGAACACGAACTGGCAGAGTTACGTACCCGAGGCGGTCATGGGCCACCTGGTCCAGTTCGCCGGTCTCGCGGTGCAGAACTTCCTGTCCGCGGCCGTCGGCATCGTGGTCGCGATCGCCCTGATCCGCGGCTTCTCTCGGTCGAAGACCGACCGGCTCGGCAACTTCTGGGTCGACCTGACCCGGACCGTACTGCGGGTGCTGCTGCCGATCGCGGTGATCGGGACCTTGGCGATGGTCGCGATGGGCGTCGTACAGAACTTCTCCGGTGGTCACGAGGTCACCTCGGTGGTCGGCCAGACGCAGACCCTCCCGGGTGGCACTGTCGCCAGCCAGGAGGTCATCAAGGAGCTGGGCACCAACGGCGGTGGCTATTACAACGCCAACTCCGCCCACCCGTTCGAGAACCCGAACCCGTTGTCGAACCTGTTCGAGATCTTCCTGCTGCTGGTGATCCCGGTCTGCCTGACCCGGACCTTCGGCCTGATGGTCAAGGACAAGCGGCAGGGCTACGCGATCCTCGGCGTGATGGCGACCATCTGGTCGGCCTTCGTCGTCCTCGCGACGCTCTTCGAGGTCGAGGGCGCGGGTTCCGCGACCCAGGCCGCCGGCGCCGCGATGGAGGGCAAGGAGACCCGGTTCGGTGAGTGGGCGTCCACACTGTTCGCGGTCTCCACGACTGGTACGTCGACCGGCGCGGTGAACTCGATGCACGATTCGTTCACGCCACTCGGCGGCGGCGTCCCGCTGTTCCACATGATGCTCGGCGAAGTGACACCCGGCGGTACCGGGACCGGCCTGTACGGCATGTTGATCCTGGCCGTGCTCGCGGTCTTCGTCGCGGGCCTGATGGTCGGCCGTACGCCGGAGTACCTGAAGAAGAAGATCACCGCGCGTGAGATGAAACTGGTCTCGCTCTACATCCTCACCACGCCGACCCTGGTCCTCATCGGGACCTCGATCGCGATGGGGCTGGCGTCGGCGCGTGCCTCGATCCTCAACACCGACAGCCCGCACGGCTTCTCGGAGGTGCTGTACGCCTTCACGTCGGCCGGCAACAACAACGGGAGCGCGTTCGCCGGTATCAGCGCGAACATTCCGTTCTACAACACGGCTCTCGGGTTGGTGATGCTGCTCGGCCGGTTCGTGCCGATCGTGTTCGCGCTCGCCCTCGCCGGCTCGCTCGCGCGGCAGCACCCGGTCCCGGTGACCCAGGGCACGCTGCCCACCCACAAGGCCCTGTTCGTCACGATGCTCGTCGGTGTCGTCCTGATCGTGACCGGCCTGACCTACTTCCCCGCACTGACTCTCGGACCCCTCGCGGAGGGACTGTGA
- the kdpB gene encoding potassium-transporting ATPase subunit KdpB: MLLISLPDALRKLDPRVMWKNPVMFVVEVGAAGSTVLAFTDSSVFVWWIVVWLWLTVIFANLAEAVAEGRGKAQAETLRRAKTETTARRLTASGDEEEVPATQLRLGDRVVVEAGQIIPGDGDVVEGVASVDESAITGESAPVIRESGGDRSAVTGGTKVLSDRIVVKITTKPGESFIDRMIALVEGASRQKTPNEIALNILLASLTIVFLIATVTLPTFAAYAHTNLSIVILVALLVCLIPTTIGALLSAIGIAGMDRLVQRNVLAMSGRAVEAAGDVNTLLLDKTGTITLGNRQASEFIPVQGVSDTELADAAQLSSLADETPEGRSIVVLAKTGYGLRERHTGELPHATFVEFTAQTRMSGVDVDSRQVRKGAAGAVNAWIGERGGTTDARLGEIVDGISASGGTPLVVAESIDGTARALGVIHLKDVVKAGMRERFDQMRAMGIRTVMITGDNALTAKAIAEEAGVDDFLAEATPEDKMALIKKEQEGGRLVAMTGDGTNDAPALAQADVGVAMNSGTSAAKEAGNMVDLDSNPTKLIEIVEIGKQLLITRGSLTTFSIANDVAKYFAILPALFAAAYPGLDKLNIMGLHSPESAIVSAIVFNALVIVALVPLALRGVRYKPSSASAMLRRNLLIYGVGGLITPFVGIKLLDLVISLIPGLR; the protein is encoded by the coding sequence ATGCTGCTCATCTCCCTGCCGGATGCGCTGCGCAAGCTCGATCCGCGGGTGATGTGGAAGAACCCGGTCATGTTCGTGGTCGAGGTGGGCGCTGCCGGATCCACGGTCCTGGCCTTCACCGACTCGAGCGTGTTCGTCTGGTGGATCGTGGTCTGGCTCTGGCTGACGGTGATCTTCGCGAACCTCGCGGAGGCGGTCGCCGAAGGCCGCGGCAAGGCCCAGGCCGAGACGCTGCGCCGAGCCAAGACCGAGACCACCGCGCGCCGGCTGACCGCGAGCGGCGACGAGGAAGAAGTTCCGGCCACCCAGTTGCGGCTCGGCGACCGGGTCGTCGTTGAGGCCGGTCAGATCATTCCTGGCGACGGTGACGTCGTCGAGGGTGTGGCGAGTGTCGACGAGTCGGCGATCACCGGCGAGTCGGCTCCGGTGATCCGCGAGTCCGGTGGCGACCGCAGCGCGGTCACCGGCGGTACGAAGGTGCTGTCCGACCGGATCGTCGTGAAGATCACCACCAAGCCCGGTGAGAGCTTCATCGACCGGATGATCGCGCTGGTCGAGGGCGCCTCCCGGCAGAAGACGCCGAACGAGATCGCGCTGAACATTCTGCTGGCGAGCCTGACGATCGTGTTCCTGATCGCGACCGTGACGCTGCCGACGTTCGCGGCGTACGCGCACACCAACCTGAGCATCGTGATCCTGGTGGCCCTGCTGGTCTGCCTGATCCCGACCACGATCGGTGCGCTGCTGTCTGCGATCGGTATCGCCGGCATGGACCGGCTGGTGCAGCGCAACGTGCTGGCGATGTCCGGCCGCGCGGTCGAGGCCGCGGGCGACGTGAACACCCTGCTGCTGGACAAGACCGGCACCATCACGCTGGGCAACCGGCAGGCGTCGGAGTTCATCCCGGTCCAGGGTGTCAGCGACACCGAACTGGCCGACGCGGCGCAGTTGTCCAGCCTCGCCGACGAGACGCCGGAGGGCCGGTCGATCGTCGTACTGGCGAAGACCGGCTACGGGCTGCGCGAGCGGCATACCGGGGAGTTGCCGCACGCAACGTTCGTGGAGTTCACCGCGCAGACCCGGATGAGTGGCGTGGACGTCGACAGCCGGCAGGTCCGCAAGGGCGCCGCGGGTGCGGTGAACGCGTGGATCGGTGAGCGCGGCGGTACGACGGACGCTCGGCTCGGTGAGATCGTCGACGGGATCTCGGCCTCGGGCGGCACGCCGCTGGTTGTTGCCGAGAGCATCGATGGTACGGCGCGTGCGCTCGGCGTGATCCACCTGAAGGACGTGGTGAAGGCGGGGATGCGGGAGCGGTTCGACCAGATGCGCGCGATGGGCATCCGGACCGTGATGATCACCGGCGACAACGCGCTGACCGCGAAGGCGATCGCCGAGGAGGCCGGGGTCGACGACTTCCTGGCCGAGGCGACGCCCGAGGACAAGATGGCGCTGATCAAGAAGGAGCAGGAGGGCGGCCGGCTGGTCGCGATGACCGGCGACGGCACCAACGACGCTCCGGCGCTGGCGCAGGCCGATGTCGGTGTGGCGATGAACAGCGGTACGTCGGCCGCCAAGGAGGCCGGCAACATGGTCGACCTCGACTCCAACCCGACCAAGCTGATCGAGATCGTCGAGATCGGCAAGCAGCTGCTGATCACCCGCGGTTCGCTGACCACGTTCTCGATCGCGAACGACGTGGCGAAGTACTTCGCGATCCTGCCGGCGTTGTTCGCGGCGGCGTACCCGGGGCTGGACAAGCTGAACATCATGGGACTGCACTCGCCGGAGTCGGCGATCGTGTCGGCCATCGTGTTCAACGCGCTCGTCATCGTGGCGCTCGTACCGCTGGCACTGCGGGGTGTCCGGTACAAGCCTTCGTCGGCCTCGGCGATGCTGCGGCGCAACCTGCTCATCTACGGCGTCGGCGGCCTGATCACCCCGTTCGTCGGCATCAAACTCCTGGACCTGGTGATCTCACTGATCCCCGGGCTTCGTTGA
- a CDS encoding amidohydrolase family protein, translated as MIDVHQHLWPEAFVDRLRARREPPYLDGWTLHTTCEAPYDVDPAAHELGKRVALEQDSGTTLAAVSLSSPLGVEELGDAELLAAWHDGAAEFPKPFRAWASVDLLDPDVAGLESLLHKGFLGLQLPAHVLGTPKGWEAQAELLRVAEQAGRPILVHPGTARPTEAPEWWAPVVDYTTQLQAAWWAWHAFGGRGSYPNLRLCFVAAAGLAPVHHERLTARGGRLGTIDPNLYVDTSSYGPQGIDAVARVLGIDQVVHGTDRPYADTVELRQGDAATAVIRHDNPHRLLFGAGGTTPERGVQ; from the coding sequence ATGATCGACGTCCACCAGCATCTCTGGCCGGAAGCGTTCGTCGACCGGCTCCGGGCCCGCCGCGAGCCGCCGTACCTCGACGGCTGGACGCTGCACACCACGTGCGAAGCGCCGTACGACGTGGATCCGGCGGCGCACGAGCTCGGCAAACGGGTCGCGCTGGAGCAGGACTCCGGTACGACGCTGGCCGCGGTGTCGCTGTCGAGTCCGCTCGGTGTCGAGGAACTCGGCGATGCGGAGCTGCTCGCGGCCTGGCACGACGGAGCCGCGGAGTTCCCGAAGCCGTTCCGGGCGTGGGCTTCCGTCGATCTTCTCGATCCTGACGTTGCTGGACTGGAATCCCTGCTGCATAAGGGATTCCTTGGACTGCAGCTGCCGGCGCATGTCCTCGGAACACCGAAAGGTTGGGAGGCGCAGGCGGAATTGCTGCGCGTCGCCGAGCAGGCGGGCCGGCCGATCCTGGTGCACCCCGGTACGGCGCGACCGACCGAGGCGCCGGAGTGGTGGGCGCCGGTCGTCGACTACACGACCCAGTTGCAGGCGGCCTGGTGGGCGTGGCATGCCTTCGGCGGGCGAGGCTCGTACCCCAATCTCCGGCTGTGCTTCGTTGCCGCGGCCGGTCTCGCGCCGGTGCACCACGAGCGGCTGACCGCGCGCGGCGGCCGGCTCGGCACCATCGACCCGAACCTGTACGTCGACACGTCGAGCTACGGCCCGCAAGGGATCGACGCGGTCGCACGGGTCCTCGGCATCGACCAGGTCGTGCACGGTACCGACCGGCCGTACGCCGACACGGTCGAACTCCGCCAAGGCGATGCCGCGACCGCGGTGATCCGCCACGACAATCCACACCGGCTGCTGTTCGGCGCCGGTGGTACTACTCCTGAGAGGGGAGTGCAGTGA
- the kdpC gene encoding K(+)-transporting ATPase subunit C: MASNLPGSVRQFGVALRALLVFTAILGIVYPLVMTGVAQALFHGNANGSIIKVNGKEVASDLIGQAYTTDSGKKDSDGKAIMVADPKWFQTRPSASDYDAKASGGSNLGPNNADLVAAIDERRKAVAALEGVAPSQVPPDAVTASGSGLDPNISPAYAALQVNRVARERGLSVEQVQKMVKGSTEGRTLGFLGEPRVNVVKLNASLAALG, from the coding sequence ATGGCAAGCAATCTGCCCGGTTCGGTCCGGCAGTTCGGAGTGGCGCTCAGGGCGCTGCTCGTCTTCACGGCGATCCTCGGGATCGTCTACCCGCTGGTGATGACCGGTGTCGCCCAGGCGCTGTTCCACGGCAACGCGAACGGGTCGATCATCAAGGTGAACGGCAAGGAGGTCGCGTCCGACCTGATCGGCCAGGCGTACACCACGGACAGCGGTAAGAAGGACTCCGACGGTAAGGCGATCATGGTGGCCGACCCGAAGTGGTTCCAGACGCGCCCGTCCGCGAGCGACTACGACGCGAAGGCGAGCGGCGGCTCGAACCTCGGGCCGAACAACGCCGACCTGGTCGCCGCGATCGACGAGCGGCGCAAGGCGGTCGCGGCACTGGAGGGCGTCGCCCCGTCCCAGGTCCCACCGGACGCGGTCACGGCCAGTGGTAGCGGTCTCGATCCGAACATCAGCCCGGCGTACGCCGCTCTGCAGGTCAACCGGGTCGCCCGTGAGCGGGGTCTGAGCGTCGAGCAGGTCCAGAAAATGGTGAAGGGCAGCACGGAGGGCCGGACCCTGGGCTTCCTGGGGGAGCCCCGCGTGAACGTGGTCAAGCTCAACGCCTCCCTGGCTGCGCTGGGCTGA
- a CDS encoding LacI family DNA-binding transcriptional regulator, translated as MPGTSRRPTLKDIAAETGLSMAAVSYALRGLHGTPETRQRVQDAADRLGYQADPVARALASGRSGSVGVLCASLEDLWQQRVAAALGRELLAPDRNAWIIDSAGDADRQLELAQHLVDHRADAIVVIPIDPAAKAWAEIARQAPVIAIGDALPSAKAKSEVILDNESGVTTALRRLSDAGHRDIAVLSPTRRLEVERPAEEIAQRVADDLGLKIRLLQCPHDLAGATAVARTLLSSSTRPTGILALADSMAFGVYAASRELGLSIPEDLSLLGYDDQPMSQLLTPPLSTFHWPLDDLVSHVVARVTSAVDTNRRVRRTTLTPTLIERGSVAAPPN; from the coding sequence ATGCCGGGAACCAGCCGGAGGCCGACCCTCAAGGACATCGCCGCCGAGACCGGACTCTCGATGGCCGCCGTGTCGTATGCGCTGCGTGGGCTGCACGGCACGCCCGAGACCCGGCAGCGGGTCCAGGACGCCGCCGACCGCCTCGGCTACCAGGCCGATCCGGTCGCGCGTGCGCTCGCCTCGGGCCGCAGCGGCTCCGTCGGCGTACTCTGCGCCTCGCTCGAAGACCTCTGGCAGCAACGCGTCGCCGCCGCGCTCGGCCGCGAGCTCCTGGCCCCGGACCGGAACGCCTGGATCATCGACTCGGCCGGCGACGCCGACCGCCAGCTCGAGCTCGCCCAGCACCTCGTCGACCACCGCGCCGACGCGATCGTGGTGATCCCGATCGACCCGGCCGCGAAGGCCTGGGCCGAGATCGCCCGGCAGGCGCCGGTGATCGCGATCGGTGATGCGCTGCCGAGCGCGAAGGCGAAGTCCGAGGTGATCCTCGACAACGAGTCCGGCGTGACTACTGCGCTGCGCCGGCTGTCGGACGCCGGCCACCGGGACATCGCCGTACTGAGCCCGACCCGCCGTCTCGAGGTCGAGCGCCCCGCCGAGGAGATCGCGCAGCGCGTCGCGGACGACCTCGGCCTGAAGATCCGCCTGCTGCAATGCCCGCACGACCTGGCCGGCGCGACCGCCGTCGCCCGGACGCTGCTCTCCAGCAGCACGCGCCCGACCGGCATCCTCGCGCTCGCCGACTCGATGGCCTTCGGGGTGTACGCCGCCAGTCGCGAGCTCGGCCTGAGCATCCCGGAAGACCTGTCGCTGCTCGGGTACGACGACCAGCCGATGTCCCAGCTGCTCACGCCGCCGCTGTCGACCTTCCACTGGCCCCTCGACGATCTGGTCAGCCACGTCGTCGCCCGCGTGACGTCCGCCGTCGACACCAACCGCCGGGTCCGCCGAACCACGCTCACGCCGACCCTGATCGAACGCGGCTCGGTCGCCGCCCCGCCCAACTGA
- a CDS encoding bifunctional helix-turn-helix transcriptional regulator/GNAT family N-acetyltransferase — MGVAQVRRFNRVVTQRVGALHDAYLSRGRPLGQDRVLWEIGNDGCDVRSLRARLDLDSGYVSRLLRSLESSGLVRVERSGDDGRVRIARLTENGLAERRVLDERSDELAASILEPLDERQQKRLVAAMGEVTRLLTASMVRVEVVDPRLPAAQYCLESYFAELGERFETGFDRSRSISADNAELTPPAGLLLVATLHSEPIGCGALKFHGAEPAEIKRMWVAPDARGLGLGRRLLTELEREAIAHGAPAVRLETNRNLTEAIALYRSTGYQEVPPFNTEPYADHWFEKPLNA; from the coding sequence ATGGGTGTTGCGCAGGTACGGCGGTTCAACCGGGTCGTCACGCAGCGGGTCGGGGCGCTGCACGACGCCTACCTGTCCCGCGGGCGACCGCTCGGGCAGGACCGGGTGCTGTGGGAGATCGGGAATGACGGATGCGATGTCCGGTCGTTGCGGGCCCGGCTCGATCTCGATTCCGGGTATGTGAGCCGGCTGCTCCGGTCGCTGGAGAGCTCCGGGCTGGTCCGGGTCGAGCGGAGCGGGGACGACGGTCGGGTGCGGATCGCGCGGCTGACCGAGAACGGTCTCGCCGAGCGGCGGGTGCTGGACGAACGGTCGGACGAACTCGCGGCGTCGATCCTCGAACCGCTGGACGAGCGGCAGCAGAAGCGGCTGGTTGCTGCGATGGGCGAGGTGACGCGGTTGTTGACCGCGTCGATGGTGCGGGTCGAGGTGGTGGATCCGCGGCTGCCGGCGGCGCAGTACTGCTTGGAGTCGTACTTCGCCGAGCTCGGTGAGCGCTTCGAGACCGGATTCGACCGGTCGCGAAGCATCTCCGCGGACAACGCCGAGCTGACGCCGCCCGCCGGGTTGTTGCTTGTGGCAACACTTCACTCGGAGCCTATCGGATGCGGTGCACTCAAGTTCCATGGAGCCGAACCCGCCGAGATCAAGCGCATGTGGGTCGCCCCCGACGCCCGCGGCCTCGGGTTGGGTCGCCGCCTCCTCACCGAACTCGAGCGCGAGGCGATCGCCCACGGAGCCCCCGCCGTACGGCTGGAAACCAACCGCAACCTGACCGAGGCGATCGCCCTCTACCGCTCAACGGGCTACCAAGAAGTCCCACCCTTCAACACCGAGCCCTACGCCGACCATTGGTTCGAGAAGCCTCTGAACGCCTGA
- the kdpF gene encoding K(+)-transporting ATPase subunit F — MSAENIAGLVVAAALVLYLIAALVFPERF; from the coding sequence GTGAGCGCCGAGAACATCGCCGGCCTAGTGGTGGCCGCTGCTCTGGTCCTCTATCTGATCGCCGCCCTGGTCTTTCCCGAGAGGTTCTGA
- a CDS encoding cysteine dioxygenase: MTAQPIDVPNVPARQASRLVELNNCLSLDDLPGRDLTPDELAELAGGLAAQPHLWEDKVAYSDDERVFASLHRDANVDVWLICWTPVNDTGWHDHDVSSGAVAVARGKLVEHNLAIGVESVETEIEAGDVYGFGPDHIHRVVGLDKGSVTIHAYSPPLWRMGQYSVKDGVLRRVSVSYADELRPID, translated from the coding sequence GTGACTGCTCAGCCAATCGACGTACCCAACGTCCCGGCGCGCCAGGCCAGCCGGCTCGTGGAGCTCAACAACTGTCTGTCGCTGGACGACCTTCCGGGACGTGATCTCACCCCTGACGAGCTGGCCGAGCTGGCCGGCGGCCTCGCGGCGCAGCCGCACCTGTGGGAGGACAAGGTCGCCTACAGCGACGACGAGCGCGTCTTCGCCTCGCTGCATCGTGACGCCAACGTCGACGTCTGGCTGATCTGCTGGACGCCGGTGAACGACACCGGCTGGCACGACCACGACGTCTCCTCCGGCGCCGTGGCGGTCGCCCGCGGAAAGCTCGTCGAGCACAACCTGGCGATCGGCGTCGAGTCGGTCGAGACCGAGATCGAAGCCGGCGACGTGTACGGCTTCGGCCCGGATCACATCCACCGCGTCGTCGGCCTCGACAAGGGCAGCGTCACCATCCACGCCTACAGCCCGCCCCTGTGGCGCATGGGCCAGTACTCGGTCAAGGACGGCGTACTCCGCCGCGTCTCCGTCTCGTACGCCGACGAACTCCGCCCGATCGACTGA